In the genome of Mycobacterium kansasii ATCC 12478, one region contains:
- a CDS encoding acyl-CoA dehydrogenase family protein translates to MNHRDAEIENLAEKIALSARELSGQIDHDRRLPDELVASLNGAGLLRATMPREVDALELAPGVALRCAEAIARGDASAGWCVSIAITSALLVAYLPASSREEMFGGGPRNGHGVAAGVWAPRGTARSVDGGVVVSGRWPFCSGISHADMMFAGCFIDDQRVPSVVALPKADLKVLDTWHTLGLRGTGSHDSVADDVFVPADRVLSVFDGPVLDRPLYRFPVFGFFALSIGAAALGNARAAIDDLVELAGGKKGLGSARTLAERPSTQAAVATAEAALGAARALYYQAIDAAWQASHDTEPVPVALRNRLRLAATHAARTSADVVRTMYDLAGGTAIYDSSPLQRRFRDAFTATAHFQVNEASRELPGRLLLDQPADVSML, encoded by the coding sequence ATGAATCACCGCGACGCCGAGATCGAGAACCTTGCCGAGAAGATCGCACTCTCGGCTCGCGAACTTTCCGGGCAGATCGACCACGATCGCCGACTTCCCGACGAACTCGTGGCCAGCCTGAATGGGGCCGGCCTGCTGCGCGCCACTATGCCCCGCGAGGTCGACGCGTTGGAGTTGGCACCGGGAGTGGCGCTGCGGTGCGCCGAAGCGATCGCGCGCGGTGACGCCTCCGCGGGATGGTGCGTGTCGATCGCTATCACCAGCGCACTGCTGGTCGCCTACCTGCCGGCGTCCAGCCGCGAGGAGATGTTCGGCGGCGGGCCGCGAAACGGGCACGGTGTCGCGGCCGGGGTATGGGCCCCGCGGGGCACGGCGCGCTCCGTTGACGGCGGCGTCGTGGTGTCCGGGCGCTGGCCGTTCTGCAGCGGGATCAGCCACGCGGACATGATGTTCGCCGGTTGCTTCATCGACGATCAGCGGGTGCCCTCCGTCGTCGCGTTGCCCAAAGCGGACCTGAAGGTCCTCGACACCTGGCACACCCTGGGCCTGCGGGGCACGGGCAGCCACGACAGCGTCGCCGACGACGTTTTCGTGCCCGCCGACCGGGTGCTCTCGGTGTTCGACGGGCCCGTCCTCGACCGGCCGCTGTATCGCTTTCCGGTGTTCGGCTTCTTCGCGTTGTCGATCGGCGCCGCCGCGCTGGGCAATGCCCGGGCCGCGATCGACGACCTGGTCGAACTGGCCGGTGGAAAAAAGGGGCTGGGCTCCGCGCGCACCCTGGCCGAGCGCCCGTCGACCCAGGCGGCGGTGGCGACCGCCGAAGCGGCGCTGGGAGCCGCTCGCGCGCTGTATTACCAGGCAATCGACGCGGCCTGGCAGGCCAGCCACGACACCGAGCCGGTGCCGGTGGCGTTGCGCAACCGGCTGCGGCTGGCGGCCACGCATGCGGCGCGGACCTCGGCCGACGTGGTGCGCACCATGTACGACCTGGCGGGCGGAACCGCCATCTACGACAGTTCACCACTGCAGCGCCGGTTCCGGGACGCCTTCACCGCCACCGCCCACTTCCAGGTCAACGAGGCCTCCCGCGAGCTGCCCGGCCGGCTGCTGCTCGACCAGCCCGCCGACGTGTCGATGCTGTGA
- a CDS encoding TetR/AcrR family transcriptional regulator encodes MTDPSSRNSRQLTNLSGRLTRRRHKLAPDPGIRRAILVAASMSVREHGVRGLNVATVLDRAQLSTRAFYRHFESKDQLVAAVFLEVARVEATRLRTHMAKAANPVEAVAAWIDARLDLAFDENVKADLRHLSVEAQSHMLNTPELVAPAYVETLKPLIEQLHLGLQQNLFHDIHPVDEAQSIQGVVWASTEQQWASGNCERDGVRERTVRFCLRGLGVASNTIAEVAGTGC; translated from the coding sequence ATGACGGATCCGAGTAGCCGGAATTCCCGCCAACTCACCAACCTCAGCGGCCGGCTTACCCGGCGCCGACACAAACTCGCTCCGGACCCCGGCATTCGGCGCGCCATCCTGGTCGCCGCCTCGATGTCGGTGCGCGAACACGGGGTGCGAGGGCTCAACGTCGCCACCGTCTTGGACCGGGCGCAGCTGAGCACCCGCGCCTTCTACCGGCATTTCGAATCGAAAGACCAACTGGTTGCGGCGGTTTTCCTCGAAGTGGCGCGTGTTGAAGCAACGCGGCTGCGAACCCATATGGCCAAGGCCGCCAACCCGGTCGAGGCGGTGGCCGCCTGGATCGACGCCCGACTCGACCTGGCCTTCGACGAGAACGTGAAGGCCGACCTGCGCCACCTGTCGGTGGAGGCCCAATCACACATGCTCAACACCCCCGAGCTCGTTGCGCCGGCCTACGTCGAGACTCTCAAGCCGCTGATCGAACAGCTTCATCTGGGCCTGCAGCAGAACCTGTTTCACGACATCCATCCGGTGGACGAGGCGCAATCCATCCAGGGCGTGGTCTGGGCCAGCACCGAACAGCAGTGGGCATCGGGCAATTGTGAGCGCGACGGCGTTCGGGAACGCACCGTCCGGTTCTGTCTGCGCGGGTTGGGCGTGGCGTCGAACACCATCGCCGAAGTGGCAGGCACCGGCTGCTAA
- a CDS encoding patatin-like phospholipase family protein, whose amino-acid sequence MEIPFADAVRGRFGRRDAEFDFIEEFEHEAFDGEVAEAAADTVDLPSAEPALLLQKMENRLIRQHLANPDVLSDEELRKLRYLLNFARLADFEPGAAGPGGSRGRGDVSVGAEIAPWRSRVTDALYGPLREEADPVTALKAARDALQSLAPDQDDQRRVLIERHGNDFSAAELDSEVGYKKLVTILGGGGGAGFVYIGGLQRLLEAGQLPDYMIGSSFGSIIGSLVARALPVPIEEYMEWAKTVSYRAILGPERLRRRHGLAGVFALRFDQFALALLSRADGVRMRMSDLAIPFDIVVAGVRRQPYAALPSRFRRPELAALQLRSLPFRPIGIGPLVAARMWQVSAFIDLRVVKPIVISGDDPDRDFDVVDAASFSSAIPGVLHHETRDHRMVGILDELCAEKDIAAIVDGGAASNVPVELAWKRVRDGKLGTRNACYLAFDCFHPQWDSRHMWLAPITQAVQLQMVRNLPYVDHLVKFQPTLSPINLAPSVAAIDRACEWGRDSVEQAIPVTTALLQPTWWEGDGPPVAEPAARAKSVASSMSSVLAAIQLPTGRWARWRNRHLT is encoded by the coding sequence ATGGAGATTCCGTTCGCCGACGCCGTGCGCGGCCGCTTCGGCCGCCGCGACGCCGAGTTCGACTTCATCGAGGAGTTCGAGCACGAGGCCTTCGACGGTGAGGTGGCCGAGGCGGCAGCCGACACCGTCGACCTGCCCTCGGCCGAGCCGGCCCTGCTGCTGCAGAAGATGGAGAACCGGCTGATCCGCCAGCACCTCGCCAACCCCGACGTGCTGAGCGACGAAGAACTGCGCAAGTTGCGCTACCTCCTCAATTTCGCCAGGCTCGCCGACTTCGAGCCGGGCGCGGCCGGCCCGGGCGGCAGCCGCGGCCGCGGCGACGTGTCGGTCGGCGCCGAAATCGCACCGTGGCGCTCCAGGGTCACCGACGCGCTGTACGGACCGCTGCGCGAAGAGGCCGATCCGGTCACTGCCCTGAAGGCGGCGCGCGATGCGCTACAGAGTCTGGCCCCCGACCAGGACGACCAGCGGCGAGTGCTGATCGAACGCCACGGCAACGACTTCTCGGCCGCAGAGCTGGATTCCGAGGTCGGCTACAAGAAGCTCGTCACGATCCTCGGCGGCGGCGGCGGGGCGGGCTTCGTCTATATCGGAGGCCTGCAGCGGCTCCTGGAGGCCGGCCAACTGCCCGACTACATGATCGGCTCGTCGTTCGGCTCGATCATCGGCAGCCTCGTGGCCCGGGCCCTACCGGTGCCCATCGAGGAGTACATGGAATGGGCCAAGACGGTGTCCTACCGGGCCATCCTCGGACCAGAGCGGCTGCGCCGCCGTCACGGCCTGGCCGGCGTCTTCGCGCTGCGCTTCGACCAGTTCGCGCTGGCCCTGCTCAGCCGGGCAGACGGCGTGCGAATGCGCATGTCGGACTTGGCCATTCCGTTCGACATCGTGGTCGCGGGGGTGCGCCGGCAGCCCTATGCGGCGCTGCCGTCAAGGTTTCGCCGTCCGGAACTGGCGGCGCTGCAGTTGCGGTCGTTGCCGTTTCGCCCGATCGGCATCGGACCACTTGTCGCGGCCCGCATGTGGCAGGTGTCGGCCTTCATCGACTTGCGGGTGGTCAAGCCCATCGTGATCAGCGGCGACGACCCGGACCGTGACTTCGACGTCGTCGACGCCGCATCGTTCTCGTCGGCCATCCCCGGTGTGCTGCACCACGAAACGCGCGACCATCGCATGGTCGGCATCCTCGACGAGCTGTGCGCCGAGAAGGACATCGCGGCGATCGTCGACGGCGGCGCGGCCAGCAACGTGCCCGTGGAGCTGGCCTGGAAGCGGGTGCGCGACGGCAAGCTCGGCACCCGCAACGCGTGCTATCTGGCCTTCGATTGCTTTCATCCGCAATGGGATTCGCGGCACATGTGGCTGGCCCCGATCACCCAGGCCGTCCAGTTGCAGATGGTGCGCAATCTGCCGTATGTCGATCACCTGGTCAAATTCCAGCCGACGCTGTCACCGATCAACCTGGCGCCCTCTGTCGCCGCCATCGACCGCGCCTGCGAGTGGGGACGCGACAGCGTCGAGCAGGCCATCCCGGTGACCACCGCGCTGTTACAGCCGACGTGGTGGGAAGGCGACGGCCCGCCGGTCGCCGAGCCTGCGGCGCGCGCGAAGTCGGTGGCGTCGTCGATGAGCTCGGTGCTGGCCGCGATTCAGTTGCCGACCGGACGCTGGGCACGGTGGCGAAACCGCCACCTGACGTAA
- a CDS encoding protein adenylyltransferase SelO, with amino-acid sequence MSVAPDRTVALQDRFFRALPEMAVRWQADTPPDARLLVLNEPLSTQLDLDATWLRSPDGVRFLVGTLLPDGAAPVAQAYAGHQFGGYVPRLGDGRALLLGELSSADGRLRDIHLKGSGPTPFARGGDGWAVVGPMLREYVVSESMHALSIPTTRSLAVVGTGRPVQRETLLPGALLVRVASSHLRVGSFQYAAFTGDLGLLRRLADHAIVRHHPGAADAEHPYLALFEAVVAAQASLIAHWMLVGFVHGVMNTDNMTISGETIDYGPCAFMEAYDPETVFSSIDHWGRYAYGNQPVVAGWNLARFAEALLPLLADDTQEAIARAEQAFGVFRARYDGVWSSGMRAKLGLRTPTTLVDELLPMLQESRVDYTSFFRHLAKAARGDAEPARERFVDGARFDGWLSRWQALGPDAELMDRVNPVYIPRNHLVEEALTAATEGDLGPVERLLDAVTHPYAERPGLERYASPAPGDFGAYRTFCGT; translated from the coding sequence GTGAGCGTTGCACCGGATAGGACAGTCGCGCTGCAGGACCGCTTCTTTCGCGCGTTGCCGGAGATGGCGGTCCGCTGGCAAGCCGATACGCCGCCGGACGCGCGGCTGCTGGTGCTCAACGAGCCGCTGAGCACGCAGCTTGACCTCGACGCGACCTGGCTGCGCAGCCCCGACGGGGTGCGGTTTCTGGTCGGCACCCTGCTGCCCGACGGCGCCGCGCCGGTAGCCCAGGCCTACGCCGGTCATCAGTTCGGCGGCTACGTCCCGCGGTTGGGCGACGGGCGGGCGCTGTTGCTGGGCGAGCTCAGCAGCGCCGACGGTCGTCTTCGCGACATCCACCTGAAGGGCTCCGGGCCCACGCCGTTCGCACGCGGCGGCGACGGCTGGGCGGTCGTGGGCCCGATGCTGCGCGAATACGTCGTCAGCGAGTCGATGCACGCCCTGAGTATCCCGACGACGCGCTCCCTGGCCGTCGTGGGTACCGGTCGCCCGGTGCAGCGCGAGACCCTGCTACCCGGTGCCCTGCTGGTACGTGTCGCAAGCAGCCACCTGCGCGTCGGCAGCTTCCAGTACGCGGCATTCACCGGCGACCTCGGCCTACTACGGCGGCTGGCCGACCACGCGATCGTGCGCCATCACCCCGGCGCCGCCGACGCCGAGCATCCCTATCTGGCGCTGTTCGAAGCGGTGGTCGCCGCGCAGGCGTCGCTGATTGCACATTGGATGCTCGTCGGCTTCGTCCACGGGGTGATGAACACCGACAACATGACCATCTCCGGCGAGACCATCGACTACGGGCCGTGCGCGTTCATGGAGGCCTACGACCCCGAGACGGTGTTCAGCTCGATCGACCACTGGGGCCGCTACGCCTACGGCAACCAGCCGGTGGTCGCGGGCTGGAACCTCGCCCGCTTCGCCGAGGCGCTGCTTCCGCTGCTCGCCGACGACACCCAGGAGGCCATCGCGCGCGCCGAGCAGGCCTTCGGGGTGTTCCGCGCCCGTTACGACGGCGTGTGGTCGTCGGGCATGCGCGCCAAGCTGGGTTTGCGCACACCCACCACGCTGGTCGACGAGTTACTGCCGATGCTGCAGGAAAGCCGCGTCGACTACACGTCGTTCTTCCGCCACCTCGCCAAGGCGGCCCGCGGCGACGCCGAACCCGCGCGCGAACGGTTCGTCGACGGTGCCAGGTTCGATGGCTGGCTGTCGCGGTGGCAGGCCCTGGGACCGGACGCCGAGCTGATGGACCGGGTCAATCCGGTCTACATCCCCCGCAATCACCTGGTCGAGGAGGCGCTGACGGCGGCCACGGAGGGAGATCTCGGTCCCGTCGAACGGCTCCTCGACGCCGTCACCCACCCCTATGCCGAACGGCCGGGCCTGGAGCGCTACGCCAGTCCCGCGCCCGGGGATTTCGGCGCCTACCGCACCTTCTGCGGCACCTGA
- a CDS encoding DUF732 domain-containing protein, with the protein MPEPVPASEETAALGGETAALPDSAPTNAVHTAWSHSDQPDQPDESDQPDASQDVRDDDRTSAIEAAVQTWGTTWGRAAALLLLGIGIAVLIVVGGWALTTEKSPRQGAQPPAAPPATTAAPTATTAPAPTTIASTPEQDSGYIQSLNDRGITFANPDAAVYNGKLVCLNFRRGMTVDQIVAAFRASNPALSSNAEDYVAISMRTYCP; encoded by the coding sequence ATGCCCGAGCCGGTCCCGGCTTCCGAGGAAACCGCCGCACTCGGCGGCGAGACTGCCGCCCTGCCGGATTCGGCACCCACCAACGCAGTCCACACGGCATGGTCGCACAGCGACCAACCCGACCAACCCGACGAATCCGACCAACCCGACGCTAGCCAGGACGTCCGCGACGACGACAGGACTTCCGCAATCGAAGCGGCCGTCCAGACCTGGGGCACCACCTGGGGCCGCGCCGCGGCGCTGCTACTGCTCGGTATCGGCATCGCGGTGCTCATCGTGGTCGGCGGTTGGGCGCTGACCACGGAGAAGTCCCCCCGCCAGGGTGCGCAGCCACCCGCGGCTCCGCCGGCGACGACGGCCGCCCCCACGGCGACCACCGCGCCGGCTCCCACGACCATCGCCTCGACCCCGGAGCAGGACAGCGGATACATTCAGTCACTCAACGACCGCGGCATCACCTTCGCCAATCCCGACGCCGCCGTCTACAACGGCAAGTTGGTCTGCCTGAACTTTCGCCGGGGCATGACGGTGGACCAGATAGTCGCGGCATTTCGGGCCAGCAATCCGGCGCTGAGCAGCAACGCCGAGGATTACGTGGCGATCTCGATGCGCACCTATTGTCCGTAA
- a CDS encoding SDR family NAD(P)-dependent oxidoreductase — MDLGFTGSKAVVTGGSKGMGLAIAETLAAEGASVAVMARGRAALDAAVDRLRTAGAPDAVGISADMADATAITDAFAEVSERWGQLNCLVHTIGPGAGYFEELDDAAWDAAFTLGTMSGVRSIRAALPLLRAADWARVVTLSAHSIQRQSPRLVAYTASKAALSSVTKNLSKSLAKDGILVNCVCPGTIVTASFTEQLNDVLAADGLDATDPHDVMTWIDKHFHHPCDLGRAGLPEEVASITAYLVSRRNGYVTGATVNVDGGSDFI; from the coding sequence ATGGACCTCGGCTTCACCGGATCGAAGGCTGTCGTCACCGGGGGCAGCAAGGGTATGGGGCTGGCCATCGCGGAAACCCTTGCCGCCGAAGGAGCCAGTGTGGCCGTCATGGCCAGGGGCCGGGCGGCGCTCGACGCGGCCGTCGACAGGCTCCGCACGGCCGGCGCCCCGGATGCCGTCGGGATCAGTGCGGACATGGCCGACGCCACCGCCATCACCGATGCCTTCGCCGAAGTCTCCGAGCGCTGGGGACAGCTGAATTGCTTGGTCCACACGATCGGACCGGGCGCCGGGTATTTCGAAGAGCTGGACGATGCGGCCTGGGATGCCGCGTTCACGCTGGGCACCATGTCGGGTGTCCGTTCGATTCGCGCGGCCTTGCCCTTGCTGCGGGCTGCGGACTGGGCTCGCGTCGTCACGCTGTCCGCGCACTCTATTCAGCGCCAAAGTCCGCGCCTGGTCGCCTACACCGCATCGAAGGCGGCGCTGTCCAGTGTCACCAAGAACTTGTCGAAAAGCCTTGCCAAGGACGGCATTCTGGTCAACTGCGTGTGCCCGGGGACCATCGTCACGGCCAGCTTCACCGAACAGCTCAACGATGTCCTGGCCGCCGACGGCCTGGATGCCACCGATCCGCACGACGTTATGACCTGGATCGACAAGCATTTTCACCACCCATGCGATCTGGGCCGCGCCGGTCTTCCCGAGGAGGTCGCCTCGATCACCGCTTACCTGGTGTCGCGGCGCAACGGCTATGTCACCGGCGCAACGGTGAACGTCGACGGCGGTTCGGACTTCATCTAA
- a CDS encoding SPFH domain-containing protein, with the protein MTWQIVLFTMGLIVAGVAALLWVFAGADKARARAKSVTIGALAASVLFFLLGCFTIVGTRQIAIVTAFGRPNGVSLNNGFHGKWPWQMTHQMDGAVQIDKYVKEGNNDQRIMVRLGNQSTALADVSIRWQLKQPAAPELFQQYKTFDNVRVNLIERNLSVALNEVFAAFNPLDPQNLDVSPLPKLAKRAADIMRQDVSGQVDIFDVNVPTIQYDQGTEDKINQLNQQRAQTSIAVEAQRTAEAQAKANEILSRSISNDPNVVVQNCITAAINKGISPLGCWPGSSALPTVSVPGH; encoded by the coding sequence ATGACGTGGCAGATCGTGCTGTTCACCATGGGTTTGATCGTGGCCGGAGTCGCGGCATTGCTGTGGGTGTTCGCCGGCGCTGACAAAGCCCGCGCCCGCGCCAAGTCGGTGACCATCGGCGCCCTGGCAGCGTCGGTGCTGTTCTTCCTGTTGGGCTGCTTCACCATCGTCGGGACCCGCCAAATCGCCATCGTCACCGCCTTCGGGCGCCCCAACGGCGTCAGCCTCAACAACGGCTTCCACGGCAAGTGGCCGTGGCAGATGACCCACCAGATGGACGGTGCGGTGCAGATCGACAAATACGTCAAGGAGGGCAACAACGATCAGCGGATCATGGTGCGCCTGGGCAACCAATCCACTGCCCTGGCCGACGTCAGCATCCGCTGGCAGCTCAAGCAGCCCGCCGCCCCCGAACTGTTCCAGCAGTACAAGACCTTCGACAACGTGCGCGTCAACCTGATCGAGCGGAATCTGTCGGTGGCGCTCAACGAGGTGTTCGCCGCGTTCAACCCGCTGGACCCGCAGAACCTCGACGTCTCCCCGCTGCCGAAGCTCGCCAAGCGCGCCGCCGACATCATGCGCCAGGATGTCAGTGGCCAGGTCGACATTTTCGACGTCAACGTGCCCACCATCCAGTACGACCAGGGCACCGAGGACAAGATCAACCAGCTCAACCAGCAACGCGCCCAGACCTCGATCGCGGTGGAGGCGCAACGGACCGCCGAAGCCCAGGCCAAGGCCAACGAGATCCTGTCCCGCTCGATCAGCAACGACCCGAATGTCGTGGTGCAGAACTGCATTACCGCCGCCATCAACAAGGGAATCAGCCCGCTGGGTTGCTGGCCGGGCAGCTCGGCCCTGCCCACGGTTTCCGTGCCCGGACACTAG
- a CDS encoding TetR/AcrR family transcriptional regulator has protein sequence MAKQQAARRGGRGARQRILDAAAELFYREGINATGVERLATESSVSKRTLYQHFPSKTAVVEEYLRSIGDVAANPLHVSGEAAEQTPRSRLLALFKSPRPGTAPLRGCPFHNAAVEAAGAMPGVQTIVRATKQKFIDGLIELARAAGASNPRSLGNQLAVLYEGAAALATSLNDASTWAQARAAAETLIDQALAS, from the coding sequence ATGGCTAAGCAACAGGCGGCGCGCAGGGGCGGCCGTGGCGCACGTCAGCGCATCCTGGACGCGGCTGCCGAGTTGTTCTACCGGGAGGGCATCAACGCCACCGGCGTCGAACGACTGGCTACCGAATCGTCGGTGTCCAAACGGACTCTGTACCAACACTTTCCAAGCAAGACAGCGGTAGTCGAAGAGTACCTGCGCAGCATTGGCGACGTTGCCGCCAATCCGCTGCACGTCAGCGGCGAAGCCGCAGAGCAGACGCCGCGAAGCCGACTACTGGCGTTGTTCAAGAGTCCTCGCCCCGGGACAGCACCGCTGCGGGGCTGTCCTTTTCACAATGCCGCCGTAGAGGCGGCGGGAGCGATGCCAGGAGTTCAGACAATAGTCCGGGCAACCAAGCAGAAGTTCATCGATGGGCTCATCGAGCTGGCCCGGGCGGCGGGCGCCAGCAACCCGCGCTCACTGGGCAATCAACTCGCCGTTCTCTACGAAGGTGCGGCCGCGCTGGCTACCTCGCTCAACGATGCATCGACGTGGGCGCAGGCCCGTGCGGCAGCCGAGACGCTGATCGACCAAGCGCTCGCCTCATGA
- a CDS encoding DUF808 domain-containing protein, with protein sequence MSAGLFGLLDDVAALARLAAASVDDIGSAAGHASVKAAGVVVDDTAVTPQYVHGIAAERELPIIKRIAIGSLRNKLLIILPAAMLLSQFVPWLLTPILMLGATYLCYEGAEKAWGSIRGHDSEAGAASEQEVVSGAVRTDLILSAEIMVIALNEVASQRFLPRLVILVVVALIITAVVYGAVGAIVKMDDVGLRLAETGSRLGRQVGRGLVAAMPRLLSALATVGTVAMLWVGGHILLVGSDRVGWHLPYALIHHVEEQVRHATGSAGAVLAWLVDTGASAVIGLAVGAMVVPLVHVLPFRRDGRAAG encoded by the coding sequence ATGAGCGCGGGGCTGTTCGGCCTCCTGGACGACGTCGCGGCCCTGGCGCGGCTGGCCGCGGCCTCGGTCGACGACATCGGCAGCGCCGCCGGCCACGCAAGCGTCAAGGCCGCCGGGGTGGTCGTCGACGACACCGCGGTCACCCCGCAATACGTGCACGGGATCGCCGCCGAGCGCGAACTGCCGATCATCAAGCGCATTGCGATCGGATCGCTGCGCAACAAGCTGCTGATCATCCTGCCGGCCGCGATGCTGCTGAGTCAGTTCGTTCCATGGCTGCTGACCCCGATCCTGATGCTGGGCGCCACCTACCTCTGCTATGAGGGTGCCGAAAAAGCCTGGGGCAGCATCCGCGGTCATGATTCCGAGGCCGGCGCGGCCAGCGAGCAGGAGGTGGTGAGCGGCGCAGTCCGGACCGACCTGATCCTGTCGGCCGAGATCATGGTGATCGCCCTCAACGAGGTGGCCAGCCAGAGGTTCTTGCCGCGGCTCGTCATCCTCGTCGTTGTTGCCCTGATCATCACCGCAGTGGTGTATGGGGCCGTCGGCGCCATCGTCAAGATGGACGACGTGGGCCTGCGGCTCGCCGAAACCGGATCCCGGTTGGGCCGGCAGGTCGGCCGGGGCCTGGTCGCCGCGATGCCGAGACTGCTCTCAGCGCTCGCGACGGTCGGGACGGTGGCCATGCTGTGGGTGGGCGGTCACATCCTGTTGGTCGGCAGCGACCGCGTCGGCTGGCACCTGCCGTACGCATTGATTCACCACGTCGAGGAGCAGGTGCGCCACGCTACGGGATCCGCGGGCGCGGTGCTGGCCTGGCTGGTCGACACGGGGGCGTCGGCAGTCATCGGATTGGCCGTCGGAGCCATGGTCGTGCCATTGGTGCATGTGCTGCCGTTTCGGCGGGACGGTCGTGCCGCCGGTTAG
- a CDS encoding LLM class F420-dependent oxidoreductase, with translation MDVEVVLPFWLDRPDHEAIEVALAASDAGFDGLWIGEMATYDAFALATAVGMRAPHLTLKIGPLAVGVRGPVTLALGVASVAALTGNRVDLALGASSPAIVSGWHNRQWAHHVPVMRETIECLRPILAGERVDYAGRHVSSHGFRLRDAPPDTRIALGAFGPGMIRLAARHADEVVLNLASPARVAQVREVLDTEAAAVRRPAPRLTAWVPVAVNPGAAAHAQVAAQLAVYLAPPGYGEMFAALGFGDLVRSARTGATRRELAAAVPVELLDQVGALGGADEVAARLRAYHDAGADCVAVVPSTAEDPGGRMTLRTVREIVPLVDSPAE, from the coding sequence ATCGACGTCGAGGTCGTCCTGCCGTTTTGGCTGGACCGGCCCGACCACGAAGCAATCGAAGTCGCGCTGGCGGCCTCCGACGCGGGCTTCGACGGCCTCTGGATCGGCGAGATGGCCACCTATGACGCGTTCGCGCTGGCCACCGCGGTCGGAATGCGGGCGCCCCACCTGACCCTGAAAATCGGCCCGCTGGCCGTCGGTGTCCGCGGCCCGGTGACACTGGCGCTGGGCGTCGCCTCGGTTGCCGCCCTCACCGGCAATCGGGTCGACCTTGCCCTGGGGGCGTCCAGTCCGGCGATCGTGAGTGGCTGGCACAACCGCCAGTGGGCACACCATGTGCCGGTCATGCGCGAAACCATCGAATGCCTGCGGCCGATATTGGCCGGCGAGCGCGTCGACTACGCCGGCCGGCACGTCAGCAGCCACGGTTTCCGGCTCCGCGACGCACCGCCCGATACCCGAATTGCGTTGGGGGCGTTCGGTCCCGGCATGATCCGGCTGGCGGCCCGGCACGCCGACGAAGTGGTGCTCAACCTCGCGTCGCCGGCGCGCGTCGCGCAGGTTCGGGAGGTCCTCGACACAGAAGCCGCCGCGGTCCGCCGTCCCGCGCCGCGCCTGACGGCCTGGGTGCCGGTCGCGGTCAACCCGGGTGCTGCCGCGCACGCGCAGGTGGCGGCTCAGCTGGCCGTGTATCTCGCGCCGCCCGGCTACGGCGAAATGTTCGCCGCGCTGGGCTTCGGCGACCTCGTCCGCAGCGCGCGCACCGGCGCAACCCGACGCGAACTGGCGGCGGCCGTCCCCGTCGAACTGCTCGATCAGGTGGGTGCGCTGGGCGGTGCCGACGAGGTCGCAGCTCGGCTGCGGGCCTATCACGACGCCGGTGCCGACTGCGTCGCCGTCGTGCCCTCGACAGCCGAAGACCCCGGTGGCCGGATGACGCTGCGCACTGTCCGGGAGATCGTGCCCCTGGTCGACAGTCCTGCCGAGTAG